Genomic DNA from Candidatus Poribacteria bacterium:
CTTGGCGCCGGAGTTGTCTGCCACTGTCAGATAGGTCTGAGGCCGAATCATCGTGCCTGTTCCTTACAGAACCGAATCCGCGTTCAGCGCGCCCGCTCGATGACCGCCGACACGCGCCAGCGCTTGCGGCTGCTGAGCGGCCTCGTCTCGGTGAGCATCACTCGGTCACCGACTCGGCAGTCGTTGGTCTCGTCATGCGCCAGGAGCTTCGAGCTCCGGCGGACCGTCTTGCCGTAGACAGGATGCGCAAACGCCCGCTCCACGCGGACGGACACGGTCTTGTCCATCCGGTCGCTGACGACGACGCCAGTGCGCGTCTTGGGATTGCCTCGCTTGT
This window encodes:
- the rpsQ gene encoding 30S ribosomal protein S17 codes for the protein MSNKRGNPKTRTGVVVSDRMDKTVSVRVERAFAHPVYGKTVRRSSKLLAHDETNDCRVGDRVMLTETRPLSSRKRWRVSAVIERAR